A region from the Chrysoperla carnea chromosome 4, inChrCarn1.1, whole genome shotgun sequence genome encodes:
- the LOC123299022 gene encoding histone-lysine N-methyltransferase, H3 lysine-79 specific-like — MTALAVNEVVCSKNSEFLNANEDKSTETTTDSMKLAMAVDDDAMAHSIETTELSNGFAEIIDEKNSKESFLSVSDSVHSDSTSQHGTPGTPRSEHSTPMEDVDDNCSIKLVLSDDEEDAELETTVKGTEKIASIKTENIEEPSKNVEAANQNEKDKPENVDRIEADPIIPMSLDETESHELAEDNTENSNVISTENQNDVSVKDILSELDSCLTEENDSNLDRSNINDIEMGEEVSEETLATDKQNNEKEENNTDFQINDVLTQEEDAKSSNDSNEGDFQISIVSTEGNIQIDSISTEEGIQTNNADIQINNVTTEADIQISNVSTEADIQISNVSTETDIQMKDVSTEGDIQISSISTEAEMQISNSVSVGDEIKISNVSTEEDYDKEFKLSMEENFDNDKSEEENEKQETKTDEDTTDNDEIMNDESEKSEENGIPAVIDLDEISDEDKSDENKDSNITNETENNVEIKIEQTEISENVPSDTECVETSTKRTSEAFKRKIDESDELEECTETKKMKTDPIKSKSEDNSKLDQVDDTCQTELNEKDSSIKPDNDKTINKDRNKTIENDENQIIKKNETKTIEKEVIETIEKDTHKAVEEVENEKDEDKTNEKIENKTKEIDENKSIEKDQDEIINKDDDKTIGKNKIKTVEKDENKTKAKDQKKPPETKKKLILRMLPLLFENEPIPNVNVEELILTKIIEGITLRTELATLRQKAQTQEQLIDQLRRKATHLSKQLEDINTVTHRLTIDLQNKDRPVAPVKITRSVGLQVSISSTPAPKRFSSSNPPNTINKKRPITNSTHHNNSSTTNNNNSSATNYNNSSSNNNLSATNTSQSNINSNSPVKTSTPTTPSKSPSLLTKALTKPTSGQRNALVSHSTPPKQQSESPAKQTKTSDSKSVTVDLTDDDTDSSKNNSNSVVTQNPPGLIPLTTGNLRVVSSLGNTLSTTTTTNQPQRVTYLMATPGQNRVLIATSPATTGGARPALTVVGQPNVRGVQGTRYLVNTTNGQQAIVQRPGIVLTNGQTTNTVRTVPVRVNSNVTRANALTNNRPANPTLHPAPLPILLNQPHLPNWRQIPPRPALRISRTKDGGIQLSWSMPELDQKIHEEVASYQLYAYQEGAAPPSTELWRKVGDVKALPLPMACTLTSFHPGNKYYFAVRAIDVHSRVSQFSYAQPISLHN; from the exons ATGACTGCTTTGGCTGTAAATGAGGttgtatgtagtaaaaattCTGAATTCTTAAACGCGAACGAAGATAAATCTACCGAAACAACCACGGATAGTATGAAATTAGCGATGGCTGTTGACGATGATGCAATGGCACATAGTATTGAGACAACAGAATTATCAAATGGATTTGCAGAAATAATAGATGAGAAAAATTCTAAGGAAAGTTTTCTATCTGTATCTGATTCTGTACACTCTGATTCAACTTCACAGCATGGCACTCCTGGTACTCCAAGATCCGAGCATAGTACGCCCATGGAAGATGTAGATGATAATTGCAGTATTAAACTAGTACTATCGGATGATGAAGAAGATGCTGAATTAGAAACGACAGTAAAGGGAACAG aaaaaattgcTTCAATTAAGACAGAAAACATTGAAgaaccatcaaaaaatgttgaagctgcaaatcaaaatgaaaaggACAAGCCTGAAAATGTGGACAGAATAGAAGCAGATCCAATAATTCCGATGAGTTTAGATGAAACGGAGAGTCATGAATTAGCTGAAGACAATACTGAAAATTCAAACGTCATATCTACAGAAAATCAAAATGATGTTTCCGTAAAAGATATATTATCTGAACTTGACAGTTGCTTAACTGAGGAAAATGATAGTAATTTAGATAGATCgaatataaatgatattgaaaTGGGCGAAGAAGTTTCGGAAGAAACACTTGCAACTGATAAACAAAACAACgagaaagaagaaaataatacagattttcaaattaatgatGTACTAACCCAAGAGGAAGATGCTAAAAGCAGTAACGATTCAAACGAAGGAGATTTTCAAATTAGTATAGTTTCCACCGAAGGAAATATTCAAATCGATAGTATTTCAACCGAAGAAGGTATTCAAACTAATAACGCAGATATTCAAATCAATAATGTTACCACCGAAGCAGATATTCAAATCAGTAATGTTTCCACCGAAGCAGATATCCAAATCAGTAATGTCTCAACTGAAACAGATATTCAAATGAAAGATGTCTCAACTGAAGGTGATATTCAAATTAGCAGTATTTCAACAGAAGCAGAAATGCAAATCAGCAATAGTGTTTCGGTTGgagatgaaattaaaattagtaacgTTTCCACTGAAGAAGATTATGATAAAGAATTTAAACTTTCTatggaagaaaattttgataatgataAATCAGAAGAAGAGAATGAGAAACAAGAAACTAAAACAGATGAGGATACAACGGATAATGATGAAATCATGAATGATGAAAGCGAAAAATCGGAAGAAAATGGTATCCCAGCTGTCAttgatttggatgaaatttctGATGAGGATAAATCGGATGAAAACAAGGATTCAAATATTACAAATGAAACCGAAAATAATGTTGAGATTAAAATAGAGCAGACTgaaatttcagaaaatgttcCATCAG atacAGAATGTGTTGAAACAAGTACAAAAAGAACGAGTGAAGCTTTCAAACGGAAAATAGACGAATCTGATGAACTTGAGGAATgcactgaaacaaaaaaaatgaaaaccgaTCCTATCAAATCAAAATCTGAAGACAATTCTAAATTAGATCAAGTCGACGATACCTGTCAAACCGAGTTGAATGAGAAAGATTCAAGTATTAAACCTGATAatgataaaacaattaataaagatagaaataaaacaatagaaaacgatgaaaatcaaataattaaaaaaaatgaaactaaaaccATTGAAAAAGAGGTCATTGAAACTATTGAAAAAGATACACATAAAGCAGTTGAGGaagttgaaaatgaaaaagacgaagacaaaacaaatgaaaaaatagaaaataaaactaaagaaatagatgaaaataaatcaatcgAAAAGGATCAAgatgaaataattaacaaagaTGATGATAAAACAATcggaaagaataaaattaaaacagtgGAAAAAGATGAGAATAAGACAAAAGCAAAAGATCAAAAAAAGCCTcctgaaacgaaaaaaaagttaatactaCGAATGCTTCcattactttttgaaaatgaacCTATTCCGAATGTTAATGTGgaagaattaattttaactaaaataattgaAGGTATAACACTACGAACGGAATTAGCTACGTTGCGTCAAAAAGCTCAAACTCAAGAGCAGTTAATTGATCAATTGCGAAGAAAAGCTACCCATTTAAGTAAACAATTAGAAGATATTAATACGGTTACACATCGATTAACCattgatttacaaaataaagatCGTCCAGTAGCACCCGTTAAAATTACCAGAAGTGTAGGTCTTCAAGTATCGATATCTTCTACACCGGCGCCAAAACGCTTTTCATCTTCGAATCCACCAAATACCATTAATAAAAAGAGACCAATCACAAATTCCACTCATCATAATAATTCATCAaccacaaataataataattcatcagCTACTAATTATAACAATTCATCTTCTAACAACAATTTATCTGCTACGAATACTAGTCAATCAAATATCAACTCGAACTCACCCGTCAAAACTTCGACTCCCACCACTCCATCTAAATCACCCTCTTTATTAACAAAAGCTCTTACTAAACCAACAAGTGGCCAAAGAAATGCGTTAGTTAGCCACTCGACTCCTCCGAAACAACAATCGGAATCACCCGCTAAGCAAACTAAGACTTCGGATAGTAAGTCAGTGACTGTTGATCTTACTGATGACGATACTGACTCATCCAAAAACAATAGTAATTCAGTAGTCACACAGAATCCTCCAGGCTTAATACCATTGACAACCGGAAATTTAAGAGTGGTTTCATCGCTTGGGAATACtctatcaacaacaacaacaacgaaTCAACCTCAAAGAGTTACATATTTAATGGCTACACCAGGACAAAATCGAGTACTAATTGCTACTAGTCCAGCAACAACTGGTGGGGCTAGGCCAGCATTGACTGTAGTAGGACAGCCTAATGTACGAGGAGTCCAAGGAACACGTTATTTAGTTAATACTACAA atgGCCAACAGGCAATCGTACAACGGCCAGGTATAGTTCTAACCAATGGACAAACTACAAATACAGTACGCACAGTACCCGTTCGTGTAAATAGTAATGTTACTAGAGCTAATGCCTTGACTAACAATCGACCCGCCAACCCTACTCTACATCCTGCACCCTTgccaatattattaaatcaaccACATTTACCTAATTGGCGACAAATTCCACCACGACCAGCTTTACGAATCAGTCGAACCAAGGATGGCGGTATACAATTATCATGGTCTATGCCTGAATTAGATCAAAAAATTCATGAAGAAGTAGCAAGTTACCAATTGTATGCGTATCAAGAAGGTGCTGCTCCACCATCAACAGAACTTTGGAGAAAAGTGGGTGATGTGAAAGCTTTACCACTGCCAATGGCTTGTACCTTAACAAGTTTTCATCCTgggaataaatattatttcgctGTACGAGCAATAGATGTACATTCACGTGTTAGTCAATTTAGTTACGCACAACCAATATcattacataattaa
- the LOC123299038 gene encoding transcription elongation factor, mitochondrial: MLKWINNQRFFTSYKTRKFLISISNGHRCQHTDGTTHQELDVENLSQEDKRVFLEKINIADEIELKRLKLTNSRIQKILEYREKNGLFTSTDQLVSLKGFRQQTINKLCKIILYPESITNSNNIKIRGNLLSPVLTNIENLKSAVGISITPNYVSWSKIEKENCHLTDWDMFNISSTASKKVQMNDIFLVACDLITKIPYGDVYIFEAAQQMSNMAQKQLMTILAQQKLFQLISMLLTLLNINPDHNPNFMEHKQTKVHFLRPQLSARLFRTLVGSERVSGNDTIVNILNRCNDDRVKKLNVLDHLKSQYEVYPGIEKDILGQSLLLNLTFMNLCVYKNSQTISALFNRVKGEE, translated from the exons atgttaaaatggaTAAACAACCAGAGGTTTTTCACAAGTTATAAAACCCGAAAG tttttaatatcgATTTCGAATGGTCACCGTTGCCAACACACAGATGGCACCACTCATCAAGAATTGgatgttgaaaatttatcacaggAGGATAAACgtgtttttctagaaaaaataaatattgctgatgaaattgaactaaaaag ATTAAAACTTACGAACTCTCGTATTCAGAAGATATTAGAATATAgagaaaaaaatggtttattcaCTTCAACCGACCAACTGGTATCGCTTAAAGGTTTTCGCcaacaaacaattaataaattgtgcaaaataattttatatccagAAAGTATTACAAATTCTAACAATATTAAAATCCGAGGAAATTTACTTTCCCCCGTTCTAACAAACATAGAG aaTTTGAAATCAGCAGTTGGAATTAGTATTACTCCTAATTATGTAAGCTggtcaaaaatagaaaaagaaaattgccATTTAACTGATTGGGATATGTTTAATATAAGTTCCACTGCttcaaaaaaagttcaaatgaatgatatttttctAGTG gcATGtgatttaattactaaaataccGTATGGTGATGTATATATTTTCGAGGCCGCACAACAAATGTCTAATATGGCACAAAAACAACTAATGACCATTTTAGCTcaacaaaaactatttcaattaatatcaaTGCTTTTGACATTATTAAACATTAACCCTGATCATAATCCAAATTTCATGgaacataaacaaacaaaagtaCATTTTCTACGGCCACAATTGTCTGCTAG ACTATTtagaacattagttggaagcgAGAGAGTGTCCGGTAATGAtacaattgttaatattttgaatagatGTAACGACGATCGAGTTAAGAAGTTAAATGTATTAGATCATTTAAAGTCACAGTATGAAGTTTATCCCGGTATAGAAAAAGACATTTTGGGACAATCATTgctattaaatttaacttttatgaaTTTATGCGTTTATAAAAATTCACAGACTATTAGTGCTTTGTTTAATCGAGTAAAGGGTGAAGAATAA